The window TGTAGTAGAGAGGAAAGCAAGACCACAAGAGAAAGTAAATTGTCCAAGATGTAACTCAACCAACACAAAGTTCTGTTACTACAACAACTATAGTCTCACACAACCAAGATACTTCTGCAAAGGTTGTCGAAGGTATTGGACCGAAGGTGGCTCTCTTAGGAATGTTCCCGTTGGCGGAAGCTCAAAAAAGAACAAgagatcatcttcatcatcaaacaTCCTTCAGGCAACACCATCTTCACTTGGTTTGACTACAACACTTCCAGATCTAAACCCACCAATTCTTTTCTCAAACCAAATCCCTAATAAATCAAAAGGGTCATCACATGATCTCAACTTGTTGTCTTTCCCGGTCATGCAAGAtcaaaatcatcatcatcatcatggtCACATGTCTCAGTTTCTTCAGATGCCCAAGATGGAAGGAAATGGCAACATAACTCATCAGCAGCCTTCGTCCCTCCATGGTTCTTCCTCGTCTCCTGTTTCAGCTCTTGAGCTTTTAAGAACAGGAGGTAATGTTTCTTCAAGATCAGGGATCAACTCATTTATGCCTTCTGGTCCAATGTTGGATTCATCAAACAATGTGCTGTATACTTCTTCAGGGTTTCCAACAATGGTTGATTACAAGCCAAGTAACCTCTCTTTCTCTACTGATCATCATCAAGAGATGGGACACAACAACACCAGTAGGTCTGATGATCATAATGATCATAATCAAGGTAGGATTTTGTTTCCATTTGGGGATCAAATGAAGGAGCTTACATCAAGCATAACACAAGAAGTTGATCAC of the Brassica rapa cultivar Chiifu-401-42 chromosome A03, CAAS_Brap_v3.01, whole genome shotgun sequence genome contains:
- the LOC103858223 gene encoding dof zinc finger protein DOF2.5 isoform X1, whose amino-acid sequence is MDATKWTQGFQDMMNVKPMEQIMIPNNNTHQSNTMSDARPNTILTSNGVSAAGATVSGVSNNNNTALVVERKARPQEKVNCPRCNSTNTKFCYYNNYSLTQPRYFCKGCRRYWTEGGSLRNVPVGGSSKKNKRSSSSSNILQATPSSLGLTTTLPDLNPPILFSNQIPNKSKGSSHDLNLLSFPVMQDQNHHHHHGHMSQFLQMPKMEGNGNITHQQPSSLHGSSSSPVSALELLRTGGNVSSRSGINSFMPSGPMLDSSNNVLYTSSGFPTMVDYKPSNLSFSTDHHQEMGHNNTSRSDDHNDHNQGRILFPFGDQMKELTSSITQEVDHDDNQQQKSHGDNNNNSSSIPNTGYWSGMFNTTGGGSSW
- the LOC103858223 gene encoding dof zinc finger protein DOF2.5 isoform X2, giving the protein MDATKWTQGFQDMMNVKPMEQIMIPNNNTHQSNTMSDARPNTILTSNGVSAAGATVSGVSNNNNTALVVERKARPQEKVNCPRCNSTNTKFCYYNNYSLTQPRYFCKGCRRYWTEGGSLRNVPVGGSSKKNKRSSSSSNILQATPSSLGLTTTLPDLNPPILFSNQIPNKSKGSSHDLNLLSFPVMQDQNHHHHHGHMSQFLQMPKMEGNGNITHQQPSSLHGSSSSPVSALELLRTGGFPTMVDYKPSNLSFSTDHHQEMGHNNTSRSDDHNDHNQGRILFPFGDQMKELTSSITQEVDHDDNQQQKSHGDNNNNSSSIPNTGYWSGMFNTTGGGSSW